In Saccharomonospora marina XMU15, one genomic interval encodes:
- the ruvX gene encoding Holliday junction resolvase RuvX, whose protein sequence is MSDIRPDRPGEHDPGAGRRLAVDVGSVRVGVALSDPAPILATPLATLSRDADDDSDLDELARIVTENEVVEVIVGLPRTLADRHGAAAATAADYAERLAGRVAPVAVRLADERLTTVSASRMLSQRGVKGRKQRAVVDQAAAVEILQGWLDARSAALARGETRR, encoded by the coding sequence GTGAGCGACATCCGTCCTGACCGCCCGGGTGAGCACGACCCGGGGGCCGGTCGCAGGCTGGCCGTGGACGTGGGGTCGGTGCGGGTCGGTGTCGCGCTGAGCGATCCCGCCCCGATCCTCGCGACACCGCTCGCTACCCTGTCGCGTGATGCGGACGACGACAGCGATCTCGACGAGTTGGCCCGGATTGTCACCGAGAATGAGGTGGTCGAGGTGATCGTGGGACTGCCGAGAACGCTGGCCGACCGGCACGGTGCGGCCGCGGCGACGGCCGCCGACTACGCCGAACGTCTGGCGGGTCGGGTCGCGCCGGTCGCGGTCAGGCTGGCCGACGAGCGGCTCACCACCGTCAGCGCCAGCCGGATGCTGTCGCAGCGCGGTGTCAAGGGCCGCAAGCAGCGCGCGGTCGTGGACCAGGCCGCGGCGGTGGAGATCCTGCAGGGCTGGCTCGACGCCAGGAGTGCCGCACTGGCGAGGGGGGAGACCCGACGATGA
- the alaS gene encoding alanine--tRNA ligase: protein METHEINKRFLDYFEKHGHTRVPSASLILDDPTLLFVNAGMVQFKPYFLGEVPPPYPRATSVQKCVRTGDIDEVGKTTRHNTFFQMAGNFSFGDYFKEGAIERAWELITSSQDEGGFGFDPDRLWATVYEHDAETAALWREVAGLPSERIQFRGAEDNYWDMGVPGPGGPCSEIYYDRGPEFGREGGPVVDEDRYLEIWNLVFMQDIRGEGSPKKGHPVVGELPKKNIDTGMGVERVAYLLQGVANVYETDLVRPVIARAEEFSGRRYGADHADDVRFRVIADHARSGAMLIADGVTPGNEARGYVLRRLLRRIVRSVRLLGVHEPVLPEFAAVVRDAMAPSYPEVARDFDRISDVMRVEEETFLSTLTSGSRIFDLAAEETRRSGGTMLAGDKAFQLHDTYGFPIDLTLEMAEEQGLSVDEEGFRTLMEQQRQRAKADAAARKTGRGDLSAYRKVLEQHGETEFLGYTDLQATARVIALLEDGRPAAVVGEGHTAELVLDRTPFYAESGGQIADTGVLVGHGVELKVLDVQKLVPGLFVHRVEVVGGEVAIDTELVASVDATRRSAIARSHSATHLVHAAVRGAYDRRAAQAGSLNSPGRMRFDFTTPGSVSADLLTSVEEEVNDYLQTDVEVQSYTTTKDKALELGAIALFGEKYGNQVRVVDMGDYSRELCGGTHVGRIGELGLVKLVGDASIGSGVHRVEALVGTDALRHVRKEQLLVSQLAGTLKVPTEQLPGRIEDVLTRLRNAEKEIERLRTQQVLGSAGSLAERARDVAGVAVVAEKLDGDVDAGALRTLAGEVRNRLGSRPGVVALFAPSGEKVSFVVATTAAARDKGLAAGKLVPSFAEAVGGRGGGKADMAQGGGTNPAGVEQAIGALRGAVAAG, encoded by the coding sequence GTGGAAACACACGAGATCAACAAGCGATTTCTCGACTACTTCGAAAAGCACGGTCACACCAGGGTTCCCAGCGCCTCGCTGATCCTGGACGACCCGACGCTGCTGTTCGTCAACGCGGGCATGGTGCAGTTCAAGCCGTACTTCCTCGGCGAGGTGCCGCCGCCCTACCCGCGCGCCACCAGCGTGCAGAAGTGCGTGCGCACCGGTGACATCGACGAGGTCGGCAAGACCACCCGGCACAACACGTTCTTCCAGATGGCGGGCAACTTCTCCTTCGGCGACTACTTCAAGGAGGGCGCCATCGAGCGAGCCTGGGAACTGATCACCAGCTCCCAGGACGAGGGCGGGTTCGGGTTCGACCCCGACCGGTTGTGGGCCACCGTCTACGAGCACGACGCCGAGACCGCAGCGCTGTGGCGCGAGGTCGCGGGCCTGCCGTCGGAGCGCATCCAGTTCCGTGGCGCCGAGGACAACTACTGGGACATGGGGGTGCCCGGCCCCGGCGGGCCGTGCTCGGAGATCTACTACGACCGCGGTCCCGAGTTCGGCAGGGAGGGCGGCCCCGTCGTGGACGAGGACCGCTACCTCGAGATCTGGAACCTGGTCTTCATGCAGGACATCCGAGGCGAGGGCAGCCCGAAGAAGGGCCACCCGGTCGTCGGTGAGCTGCCCAAGAAGAACATCGACACCGGCATGGGCGTGGAGCGGGTCGCCTACCTGTTGCAGGGTGTCGCCAACGTGTACGAGACCGACCTGGTGCGGCCGGTGATCGCGCGTGCGGAGGAGTTCTCAGGGCGCCGCTACGGGGCCGACCACGCCGACGACGTTCGCTTCCGCGTCATCGCCGATCACGCCCGTTCCGGCGCCATGCTCATCGCCGACGGCGTTACCCCCGGCAACGAGGCCAGAGGCTACGTGCTGCGCAGGCTGCTGCGCCGCATCGTGCGCTCGGTGCGGTTGCTCGGGGTGCACGAGCCCGTGCTGCCGGAGTTCGCCGCGGTGGTGCGCGACGCCATGGCACCGTCCTACCCGGAGGTCGCTCGCGACTTCGACCGGATCAGCGACGTGATGCGCGTGGAGGAGGAAACCTTCCTTTCCACGCTGACCAGCGGTTCGCGCATCTTCGACCTGGCAGCAGAGGAGACCCGCCGCTCCGGTGGCACGATGCTGGCCGGGGACAAAGCCTTCCAACTGCACGACACCTACGGCTTCCCGATCGACCTGACCCTGGAGATGGCCGAGGAGCAGGGCCTTTCGGTCGACGAGGAGGGCTTCCGCACGCTGATGGAGCAGCAGCGGCAGCGCGCCAAGGCGGACGCGGCCGCCCGCAAGACCGGCCGGGGCGACCTCTCCGCCTACCGAAAGGTGCTGGAGCAGCACGGCGAGACCGAGTTCCTCGGCTACACCGACCTGCAGGCCACCGCCAGGGTGATCGCGCTGCTGGAGGACGGGCGGCCCGCCGCGGTCGTCGGTGAGGGACACACGGCGGAACTGGTGCTGGACCGCACCCCGTTCTACGCCGAGAGCGGTGGTCAGATCGCCGACACCGGCGTGCTCGTCGGGCACGGTGTCGAGCTGAAGGTGCTGGACGTGCAGAAGCTGGTGCCCGGCCTGTTCGTGCACCGGGTCGAGGTGGTCGGCGGCGAGGTGGCGATCGACACCGAACTGGTCGCGTCGGTGGACGCCACCCGCAGATCCGCCATCGCGCGCTCGCACTCGGCCACCCACCTGGTGCACGCCGCCGTGCGCGGCGCGTACGACAGGCGCGCGGCGCAGGCAGGTTCGCTCAACTCGCCCGGCCGGATGCGGTTCGACTTCACCACCCCCGGCTCGGTGTCGGCCGACCTGCTGACCTCGGTGGAGGAGGAGGTCAACGACTACCTGCAGACCGACGTCGAGGTGCAGTCCTACACCACCACCAAGGACAAGGCGCTGGAGCTGGGCGCGATCGCGTTGTTCGGCGAGAAGTACGGCAACCAGGTGCGCGTGGTCGACATGGGCGACTACTCCCGCGAGCTGTGCGGTGGTACGCACGTCGGTCGGATCGGCGAACTGGGGCTGGTGAAGCTGGTCGGCGACGCCTCGATCGGTTCGGGCGTGCACCGGGTGGAGGCCCTGGTCGGCACCGACGCGCTGCGCCACGTGCGTAAGGAGCAGCTGCTGGTTTCGCAGCTGGCGGGCACCCTCAAGGTCCCGACCGAGCAGCTGCCCGGCCGGATCGAGGACGTGCTAACGAGGTTGCGCAACGCCGAGAAGGAGATCGAGCGGCTGCGTACGCAGCAGGTGCTGGGGTCGGCGGGGTCGCTGGCCGAGCGGGCGCGAGACGTCGCCGGGGTCGCTGTCGTGGCCGAGAAGCTCGACGGCGACGTCGATGCGGGTGCCCTTCGCACGCTCGCCGGAGAGGTCCGCAACCGGCTGGGTTCGCGGCCGGGTGTGGTGGCGCTGTTCGCGCCGTCGGGTGAGAAGGTCAGTTTCGTCGTCGCGACCACGGCGGCGGCTCGGGACAAGGGCCTGGCCGCAGGCAAGCTGGTGCCGTCCTTCGCCGAGGCCGTCGGTGGCCGCGGCGGCGGCAAGGCGGACATGGCGCAGGGCGGTGGCACCAACCCCGCGGGCGTCGAGCAGGCCATCGGCGCGCTGCGAGGCGCCGTAGCGGCAGGGTGA